From Salinirubellus salinus, the proteins below share one genomic window:
- a CDS encoding DUF1641 domain-containing protein yields MSDAPPDLDGFPSASTGEDADLEALAARLDAQADDLIALLDLLAVVRGLSDDLVPELRTAAAENREPVADLRTALEHEETLHLLERVGSNADSLAELLDLLVVVQDLSAELVPELRAVAAENRGEIAQLRVAFEREETLVLLRRLGDNTDTFLDLLATLEVASDTLADVAPEDAAAAEAAREDVRRLAAAFDRTESVDALVTLGENVDTLQGLLALLEGFGDAADRTPEEYYALGTQLGNAVDVAERASDPRVLETLDAGASAFTDETSDRTVGLFGLLSALRNDDVQRTLGTVVEAAERVGRTRDPDGRD; encoded by the coding sequence ATGAGCGACGCACCACCAGACCTCGACGGGTTCCCATCCGCCTCGACCGGCGAGGATGCCGACCTCGAGGCCCTCGCGGCCCGCCTCGACGCGCAGGCCGACGACCTCATCGCGCTACTCGACCTGCTCGCGGTCGTCCGCGGGCTGAGCGACGACCTCGTCCCGGAACTGCGCACCGCCGCCGCGGAGAACCGCGAGCCGGTGGCCGACCTCCGCACCGCCCTCGAGCACGAGGAGACGCTCCACCTGCTCGAGCGCGTCGGGAGCAACGCCGACTCGCTGGCCGAGCTCCTCGACCTCCTCGTCGTGGTACAGGACCTCTCGGCGGAGCTGGTCCCCGAACTCCGCGCCGTGGCCGCGGAGAACCGCGGAGAGATCGCCCAGCTCCGCGTCGCGTTCGAACGCGAGGAGACGCTCGTCCTGCTGCGCCGGCTCGGCGACAACACCGACACGTTCCTCGACCTGCTCGCCACGCTGGAGGTGGCCAGCGACACCCTCGCGGACGTCGCCCCCGAGGATGCCGCGGCCGCCGAGGCGGCACGCGAGGACGTCCGCCGGCTCGCGGCGGCGTTCGACCGCACCGAGTCGGTCGACGCGCTCGTCACGCTCGGCGAGAACGTGGACACCCTGCAGGGCCTGCTCGCCCTGCTGGAGGGGTTCGGCGACGCGGCCGACCGGACGCCCGAGGAGTACTACGCGCTCGGCACACAGCTCGGTAACGCCGTCGACGTAGCCGAGCGAGCGAGCGACCCCCGGGTGCTCGAGACGCTCGACGCCGGCGCCAGCGCGTTCACCGACGAGACGAGCGACCGGACGGTCGGCCTGTTCGGCCTCCTCTCGGCACTCCGGAACGACGACGTCCAGCGGACGCTCGGGACGGTCGTCGAGGCCGCCGAGCGGGTGGGGCGGACCCGCGACCCGGACGGACGGGACTGA
- a CDS encoding sensor histidine kinase → MPSAGEGGREVGTILLVSADRAHAETFEQEVRARSHFKLQTAETAAAGLARLRSDPQIACIVSDHDLPDVDGIAFLEAVRAQDPEFPFILFTSEGGEEFASRAIHARVTDYLIKERSLDQWDRLLSLVEQAIAFHDQSREVGDLTTRVRVVLEAFPDAVVVVKEESVVYATQKALGLFGAKTREQLDGTAADALVESDPGTYTTEIFSQIQAGTVHIERATVDAVTLDGRRVPIELTAAAIEWEGEPGSILLCREITSRIEREQQLATANEQLRVVNRIVHHDIRNDLSVIDGWAHLLESHVDEDGEELLAQIHQAAGHVLDLTETVRDFVRAMESEGSVDLEAVDLGDLLEAELEMRSRLHPDATLELEGDTDVEVLANGLLSTVFRNLINNAIVHNGEEHPEVRVTVEEQGEWVDISVADNGPGIPDAQKETVLGRGEAGLDAPGAGVGLYLVDMLVDRYGGTLAVEDDEPEGTVFRVSLQRAD, encoded by the coding sequence ATGCCGAGTGCCGGGGAGGGCGGGCGCGAGGTGGGCACGATCCTGCTGGTGAGTGCCGACCGGGCGCACGCCGAGACGTTCGAGCAGGAGGTGCGTGCCCGGTCGCACTTCAAGCTCCAGACGGCCGAGACGGCCGCAGCGGGGCTCGCACGGCTCCGTTCGGACCCCCAGATCGCGTGTATCGTCAGCGACCACGACCTGCCCGACGTCGACGGCATCGCGTTCCTGGAGGCGGTCCGCGCACAGGACCCGGAGTTCCCGTTCATCCTCTTCACCAGCGAGGGGGGTGAGGAGTTCGCGAGTCGCGCTATCCACGCGCGAGTGACCGACTACCTCATCAAGGAGCGGTCGCTGGACCAGTGGGACCGACTGCTCTCGCTGGTCGAGCAGGCCATCGCGTTCCACGACCAGAGCCGCGAGGTCGGCGACCTGACCACGCGGGTGCGGGTCGTGCTCGAGGCGTTTCCCGACGCGGTGGTCGTCGTCAAGGAGGAATCGGTTGTGTACGCCACCCAGAAAGCACTCGGCCTCTTCGGGGCGAAGACTCGCGAACAACTCGACGGGACCGCAGCCGACGCCCTCGTCGAGTCCGACCCCGGGACCTACACGACGGAGATATTCAGTCAGATACAGGCGGGCACCGTCCACATCGAACGCGCCACCGTGGACGCCGTGACGCTGGACGGGCGGCGAGTCCCCATCGAACTGACCGCGGCGGCCATCGAGTGGGAGGGCGAACCGGGGAGTATCCTGCTTTGCCGGGAGATAACCAGCCGGATCGAGCGCGAGCAGCAGTTGGCGACGGCGAACGAGCAGTTACGCGTCGTCAACCGCATCGTCCACCACGACATCCGGAACGACCTGAGCGTGATCGACGGCTGGGCTCACCTCCTCGAATCCCACGTCGACGAGGACGGCGAAGAACTCCTCGCGCAGATTCACCAGGCCGCCGGACACGTGCTCGACCTCACCGAGACGGTCCGGGACTTCGTGCGGGCGATGGAGTCGGAGGGGTCGGTCGACCTCGAGGCGGTCGACCTCGGCGACCTCCTCGAGGCCGAGCTCGAGATGCGGTCCCGTCTCCACCCCGATGCGACGCTCGAACTCGAGGGCGACACGGACGTCGAGGTGCTCGCGAACGGCCTGCTCTCGACGGTGTTCCGGAACCTCATCAACAACGCCATCGTCCACAACGGCGAGGAGCATCCCGAGGTCCGGGTCACGGTCGAGGAGCAGGGCGAGTGGGTCGATATCAGCGTGGCCGACAACGGGCCCGGCATCCCGGACGCGCAGAAGGAGACGGTACTGGGCCGGGGGGAAGCGGGGCTGGACGCACCGGGCGCGGGGGTGGGACTCTACCTCGTCGACATGCTCGTCGACCGCTACGGTGGGACGCTCGCGGTCGAGGACGACGAACCCGAGGGGACGGTGTTCCGGGTGTCGCTCCAGCGGGCCGACTGA
- a CDS encoding LAGLIDADG family homing endonuclease: protein MAIGDDAELIDRFEEFYRDYYRNEIGELAQKYPNEQRSLYLDWNDLYRYDPDIADDFVAKPGQMREYAEEALRLYDLPVDVKLGGAHVRVENLSEATGIRDIRADHVGNLVAVQGIVRKATDVRPKMQEAAFECQRCGTLTRIPQSGGDFQEPHQCQGCERQGPFKINFDQSEFVDAQKLRIQESPEGLRGGETPQAIDVNIEDDITGRVTAGDHVTATGILHLEQQGSQQEKSSIFDFYMEGLSIRIEDEQFEEMDISDEDEKAIVELSSDPDIYEKMVKSMAPSIWGYHTEKLAIIMQLFSGVRKSLPDGSRIRGDIHILMIGDPGTGKCQSFDTSVTLGDGTEQQLGKLVEEHLDDPVPIDDGVYQPVDFEVLSVTDDGRIEPATATKVWKREAPDRMYCITTESGREVEVTPSHPLFANLDGTLDAVRADTLEEGEFLAVPRRTRPDADDSLNIEHRRIDHPNTNSLETPKSLTPELSRLLGYIISEGYVNRASGAGGSVVITNADEEILTDARTCIESLGLRSKRRAHHDSPHVGFVSCHSGEFVDFLRNIEPAILERSAGQRVPQQILGASRPIQRAFLRAYVDGECSVSEKEREITIASMSRELLEGVRSLLLRLGIESQLHPRHNDSYRLRISGRNFEKYVTEIGFVTERKALSADEYEGTPRNTNVDIVPDIGDELKRIREQLELSQHDFELPRSTYQHYERGDRNPSRASLRSVLNTFEARLDWLRDQRSRLGHGAYDWETVIDLRDELNVSQESLAASMGVSQASVSHYEKGQSVPDGGGVWIAEQTLRERIDDALAVTDDVARLRQLAESDIGWERIDTIEELTPDYDWVYDLEVEGTHTYIGNNVVSHNSQILQYVKKLAPRSVYTSGKGSSSAGLCVTGDTLIHTEEGFTPIRDIAREEHPDSVTENTAAEREMGLYSFDGETGNIGERPSSHVWRMPEKPCRRIETAHGKELEASVNTPVLTCGDNGLEWKPVSEVTAGEYVAAPKYTDIDRETPPIGDYIEYTNEKLRLSEDSIEFVRDGLRREFGTLRDAAAALELTEDFIYDSLSNRFLAQERLNQLLEAIGATREDVTVRRAMLAHGSDVRIPREFDEELLYLIGLVFGDGDLSLDARGGNRGMVRISNSDEALLERAAAIIERKFDRQVEIEYQEERVPCIRLNSATVARFFSNIGMESPKEDLELDSRLTTAEHADAFLRGLMDADGSVTRRASGSSSIQLSTISGPLAKQVQLMFETYGVAARRRRRDRRGEHTLENGYTIESKHVQHHLTVYGRYIEQYAEVVGFESGEKRAALETLVGASQRREEKIPVGGALQAAQIGSGGGSYYMNFTRGDNPGRGRAREILEAFDLGGMHTSVEEAVDADLVWEEVVAAVDTGKKEVYDLTVPETHNFLGNGLVTHNTAAAVRDDFGEGQQWTLEAGALVLADQGVAAVDELDKMRCVTGDTLVHCADGRFEIAELADEATEAGTTESLPNGRTIRDLDLEVWTMAEDGRVLQRPVTAIHEYEPPTELTEVTLDSSRTLRSTTDHPFFLDDEGERIERPAAELGAGDRVYVPPQSLRTAADGGVLLDDVDKGAEELSVETARVASVETIENEDEERVYDLTVEDTHNFVANGMVVHNSEDQSAMHQALEQQEISISKAGINATLKSRCSLLGAANPTYGRFDEYEPVGEQIDLEPPLISRFDLIFTVTDKPDKEKDQQLAEHIIKTNYAGELNTHRVSVSTSNVSQQEVDNVTEEVVPEIDPELLRKYVAYAKRNCYPTMTEEAKTAIRDFYVDMRTQGSDDSAVPVTARKLEALVRLAEASARIRLSDRVTTEDTDRIIAIVQSSLEDVGMDPETGELDADMVEAGTSKSQRDRIKNVKGIIRELQEEYEDGAPYDQVLERAETGGIERSKAEHEIQKLKDRGDIYEPKTDHLRVV, encoded by the coding sequence ATGGCCATCGGGGACGACGCCGAACTCATCGACCGCTTCGAGGAGTTCTACCGCGACTACTACCGGAACGAGATCGGCGAACTGGCCCAGAAGTACCCGAACGAACAGCGCTCGCTCTACCTCGACTGGAACGACCTCTACCGCTACGACCCGGACATCGCCGACGACTTCGTCGCCAAGCCGGGCCAGATGCGCGAGTACGCAGAGGAGGCCCTGCGGCTGTACGACCTCCCGGTCGACGTGAAACTCGGCGGCGCGCACGTCCGCGTCGAGAACCTCAGCGAGGCCACCGGCATCCGCGACATCCGCGCCGACCACGTCGGCAACCTCGTCGCCGTCCAGGGTATCGTCCGCAAGGCCACCGACGTCCGCCCGAAGATGCAGGAGGCCGCGTTCGAGTGCCAGCGCTGCGGCACGCTCACCCGCATCCCGCAGTCGGGTGGCGACTTCCAGGAACCCCACCAGTGTCAGGGGTGCGAGCGACAGGGCCCGTTCAAGATAAACTTCGACCAGTCGGAGTTCGTCGACGCCCAGAAGCTCCGCATCCAGGAGTCACCCGAGGGCCTGCGCGGCGGCGAGACGCCGCAGGCCATCGACGTGAACATCGAGGACGACATCACCGGCCGCGTGACCGCGGGCGACCACGTCACCGCCACCGGCATCCTCCACCTCGAACAGCAGGGGAGCCAGCAGGAGAAGTCCTCCATCTTCGACTTCTACATGGAGGGCCTCTCCATCCGCATCGAGGACGAGCAGTTCGAGGAGATGGACATCTCCGACGAGGACGAGAAGGCCATCGTCGAACTCTCCTCGGACCCCGACATCTACGAGAAGATGGTCAAGTCGATGGCGCCGTCCATCTGGGGCTACCACACCGAGAAACTTGCCATCATCATGCAGCTGTTCTCCGGGGTCAGGAAGTCGCTCCCGGACGGGTCGCGGATTCGTGGGGACATCCACATTCTCATGATCGGTGACCCGGGTACGGGCAAGTGTCAGAGCTTTGATACAAGTGTCACACTCGGTGATGGAACCGAGCAACAGCTAGGGAAGTTGGTCGAAGAGCACCTCGACGATCCCGTTCCAATCGACGACGGGGTGTATCAGCCGGTCGACTTCGAGGTCCTGTCGGTCACAGACGACGGTCGAATCGAGCCCGCGACGGCGACGAAGGTGTGGAAGCGGGAGGCACCAGACCGGATGTACTGCATCACGACCGAGAGCGGTCGAGAGGTCGAGGTCACCCCCTCTCATCCGCTGTTCGCGAACCTCGACGGGACGCTCGATGCGGTTCGGGCAGATACGCTCGAAGAAGGGGAGTTCCTCGCTGTGCCGCGTCGAACTCGACCGGACGCTGACGACTCGCTGAACATCGAGCATCGTCGTATCGATCACCCCAATACGAACTCGCTCGAGACACCCAAGTCGCTGACACCAGAGTTGTCCCGGTTACTCGGGTATATCATCAGCGAAGGCTACGTCAACCGAGCATCAGGTGCCGGTGGAAGTGTCGTTATCACAAATGCCGATGAGGAGATACTGACGGACGCACGGACGTGCATCGAGTCGTTGGGACTGCGTAGTAAGCGTCGGGCTCACCACGACTCCCCGCACGTCGGGTTCGTTAGCTGCCACTCAGGCGAATTCGTCGACTTCCTCAGAAACATAGAACCCGCAATCCTCGAGCGGTCGGCAGGCCAACGCGTCCCACAGCAGATTCTGGGGGCGAGTCGGCCGATCCAGCGGGCGTTCCTGAGAGCGTACGTCGACGGGGAGTGCTCCGTCTCGGAGAAGGAGCGCGAGATCACGATTGCGTCGATGAGCCGTGAGTTACTCGAAGGCGTCCGAAGTCTGCTCCTCCGGCTCGGGATCGAGTCGCAACTCCACCCGCGGCACAACGACAGCTATCGGCTTCGAATCAGTGGCCGGAACTTCGAGAAGTACGTCACCGAAATCGGCTTCGTCACGGAACGGAAGGCACTCAGCGCAGACGAATACGAAGGAACCCCCCGGAACACGAACGTCGACATCGTTCCGGACATCGGGGACGAACTGAAGCGGATTCGGGAGCAGCTCGAACTCTCACAACACGACTTCGAACTTCCCCGGTCGACCTACCAGCACTACGAGCGCGGCGACCGAAATCCGAGCCGAGCGAGCCTCCGGTCGGTGCTGAACACGTTCGAGGCACGTCTCGACTGGCTCAGAGATCAGAGATCCCGGTTGGGCCACGGGGCCTACGACTGGGAGACGGTCATCGACCTGCGTGACGAACTGAACGTCTCTCAGGAATCACTGGCGGCCTCGATGGGGGTGTCACAGGCGTCGGTGAGCCACTACGAGAAGGGCCAGAGTGTGCCCGACGGCGGTGGGGTCTGGATTGCAGAACAGACGCTTCGTGAACGAATCGACGACGCGCTTGCCGTTACCGATGACGTGGCGAGGCTCAGGCAACTGGCCGAGAGTGACATCGGCTGGGAGCGTATCGACACGATAGAGGAACTCACACCCGACTACGACTGGGTCTACGACCTCGAAGTCGAAGGCACACACACGTACATCGGGAACAACGTCGTCTCGCACAACTCGCAGATTCTCCAGTACGTGAAGAAGCTCGCGCCGCGCTCGGTCTACACCTCGGGGAAGGGTTCCTCCAGCGCGGGACTGTGTGTGACCGGCGACACGCTGATCCACACGGAGGAGGGGTTCACGCCGATTCGTGACATCGCACGGGAAGAGCACCCCGATTCGGTGACGGAAAATACCGCCGCGGAGCGGGAGATGGGGCTGTACTCGTTCGATGGAGAGACGGGAAACATCGGAGAACGACCAAGCTCACACGTCTGGCGGATGCCGGAGAAACCGTGTCGGAGAATCGAGACCGCCCACGGGAAGGAGCTCGAAGCCTCGGTCAACACGCCGGTGCTCACCTGTGGAGACAACGGCCTCGAGTGGAAGCCGGTCAGCGAGGTGACGGCTGGTGAGTACGTCGCCGCCCCGAAGTACACGGACATCGACCGTGAGACGCCACCCATCGGCGACTACATCGAGTATACGAACGAGAAGCTCCGACTGAGCGAGGACTCCATCGAGTTCGTCCGGGATGGACTCCGGCGTGAGTTCGGCACTCTCAGGGATGCAGCCGCAGCCCTCGAGTTGACGGAGGACTTCATCTACGACTCGCTGAGCAACCGTTTCCTCGCACAGGAGAGGCTCAACCAGCTGCTGGAGGCTATCGGTGCGACCCGCGAGGACGTGACGGTTCGACGGGCGATGCTCGCCCACGGGTCCGACGTTCGGATTCCACGGGAGTTCGACGAGGAACTGCTCTATCTCATCGGGCTCGTATTCGGCGATGGCGACCTCTCGCTCGACGCACGTGGTGGGAATCGTGGGATGGTTCGAATATCGAACAGCGACGAGGCGTTGCTCGAGCGGGCGGCGGCCATCATAGAGCGGAAGTTCGACCGACAGGTCGAAATCGAGTATCAGGAGGAGAGAGTTCCCTGTATCCGGCTCAACAGCGCGACCGTCGCGCGATTCTTCTCGAACATCGGGATGGAATCGCCTAAAGAGGACCTAGAACTCGACAGTCGGCTCACCACCGCCGAGCACGCCGATGCCTTCCTCCGAGGGCTAATGGACGCCGACGGGTCGGTCACGAGGCGGGCGAGCGGGAGTTCGAGTATCCAGCTCTCCACCATCAGCGGGCCACTCGCCAAGCAGGTGCAGTTGATGTTCGAAACGTACGGTGTCGCCGCCCGTCGCCGTCGTCGTGACCGGCGGGGCGAACACACACTCGAGAACGGCTACACCATCGAGTCAAAGCACGTCCAGCACCACCTGACGGTCTACGGTCGGTACATCGAGCAGTACGCCGAAGTGGTCGGATTCGAGTCGGGCGAGAAGCGGGCTGCACTCGAGACGCTCGTCGGTGCGAGCCAGCGCCGTGAAGAGAAGATCCCGGTCGGGGGAGCCCTCCAGGCCGCCCAGATAGGCAGCGGTGGTGGCTCGTACTACATGAACTTCACTCGTGGCGACAACCCTGGACGCGGTCGCGCTCGTGAGATACTGGAGGCGTTCGACCTCGGCGGGATGCACACGAGTGTGGAGGAGGCCGTCGATGCAGACCTGGTCTGGGAGGAAGTTGTGGCCGCAGTCGATACTGGGAAGAAGGAAGTCTACGACCTGACCGTCCCCGAGACCCACAACTTCCTCGGAAACGGCCTCGTCACGCACAACACCGCTGCAGCGGTACGCGACGACTTCGGCGAGGGCCAGCAGTGGACGCTCGAAGCCGGGGCACTCGTGCTGGCGGACCAGGGGGTGGCCGCAGTGGACGAGTTGGACAAGATGCGGTGCGTGACGGGGGATACGCTCGTTCACTGCGCCGACGGACGGTTCGAGATTGCGGAGTTGGCCGACGAAGCCACGGAGGCAGGTACTACCGAGTCGCTCCCGAACGGCCGGACGATTCGGGACCTCGACCTGGAAGTGTGGACGATGGCCGAGGACGGACGGGTCCTCCAGCGGCCCGTGACGGCCATCCACGAGTACGAGCCACCCACCGAACTGACCGAGGTAACCCTCGATTCCAGCCGGACACTCCGGTCCACGACTGACCACCCGTTCTTCCTCGACGACGAGGGCGAGCGGATCGAGAGGCCAGCTGCGGAACTCGGGGCCGGGGACCGGGTGTACGTCCCACCGCAATCGCTGCGGACTGCGGCCGACGGCGGCGTCCTCCTGGATGACGTCGACAAAGGCGCCGAAGAGTTGTCCGTCGAGACGGCGCGTGTGGCTTCGGTCGAGACCATCGAGAACGAGGACGAAGAGCGTGTGTACGACCTCACGGTCGAGGACACCCACAACTTCGTCGCGAACGGGATGGTCGTCCACAACTCGGAGGACCAGTCCGCGATGCACCAGGCCCTCGAGCAACAGGAGATATCCATCTCGAAGGCCGGCATCAACGCGACGCTCAAATCTCGCTGCTCCCTCTTGGGCGCGGCCAACCCCACCTACGGCCGGTTCGACGAGTACGAGCCGGTGGGCGAGCAGATCGACCTCGAGCCGCCGCTCATCTCTCGATTCGACCTCATCTTCACGGTGACGGACAAGCCGGACAAGGAGAAGGACCAGCAGTTGGCCGAGCACATCATCAAGACGAACTACGCGGGTGAGCTGAACACCCACCGGGTGAGCGTCTCCACGTCGAACGTCTCCCAGCAGGAGGTGGACAACGTGACCGAGGAGGTGGTCCCGGAGATCGACCCCGAACTCCTCAGGAAGTACGTCGCGTACGCCAAGCGCAACTGCTACCCGACGATGACCGAGGAGGCGAAGACGGCCATCCGTGACTTCTACGTCGACATGCGGACGCAGGGGAGCGACGACAGCGCGGTGCCGGTGACGGCCCGGAAACTGGAGGCGCTGGTGCGGCTCGCCGAGGCGAGCGCGCGCATCCGGCTCTCGGACCGGGTGACCACCGAGGACACCGACCGCATCATCGCCATCGTCCAGTCCTCGCTGGAGGACGTCGGGATGGACCCGGAGACGGGTGAACTCGACGCGGACATGGTTGAGGCGGGCACGTCGAAGTCCCAGCGCGACCGTATCAAGAACGTGAAGGGCATCATCCGGGAACTGCAGGAGGAGTACGAGGACGGCGCGCCGTACGACCAGGTGCTAGAGCGGGCCGAGACGGGCGGCATCGAGCGCTCGAAGGCCGAACACGAGATACAGAAGCTCAAGGACCGGGGCGACATCTACGAGCCGAAGACCGACCACCTGCGGGTGGTGTGA
- a CDS encoding universal stress protein, translated as MLDDILVPTDGSESAATAVSYASDLANTYGATVHTLCVADARTLENAPHRERMRADRADLAERTCAEFAAAGVQATQAVRTGVPHRAILEYATEAGVDLVVMGTHGRTGVERYLLGSVTEKVVRLSDVPVLTVKSMDEDAVTYPYEDVLVPTDGSDGAAAATDLAVDVASTYGARLHALSVVDTMAMGLDVRSDAVVDRLEAEARRAVEAVERRAADTAVTGTETAVEYGTPHGAIRSYVEANGIDLVVMGTHGRSGLERYLLGSVAEKTVRTSPAPVVTVRPAEGE; from the coding sequence ATGCTCGACGACATCCTCGTCCCGACCGACGGCAGCGAGAGCGCGGCCACGGCCGTCAGCTACGCCAGCGATCTGGCGAACACGTACGGGGCGACCGTCCACACCCTGTGTGTCGCCGACGCCCGGACCCTCGAGAACGCGCCGCATCGAGAGCGGATGCGAGCGGACCGGGCCGACCTCGCCGAGCGGACCTGTGCGGAGTTCGCCGCGGCCGGTGTCCAGGCCACGCAGGCCGTCAGGACCGGTGTCCCGCACCGCGCCATCCTCGAGTACGCGACCGAAGCGGGGGTCGACCTCGTCGTGATGGGCACGCACGGTCGGACGGGGGTCGAACGCTATCTGCTCGGGAGCGTCACCGAGAAGGTCGTCCGGCTCTCCGACGTCCCCGTCCTGACGGTCAAGTCGATGGACGAGGACGCAGTCACGTACCCCTACGAGGACGTGCTGGTGCCGACCGACGGCAGTGACGGCGCGGCGGCGGCGACCGACCTCGCCGTCGACGTCGCGAGCACCTACGGCGCTCGGCTCCACGCCCTCTCGGTCGTCGACACGATGGCGATGGGACTCGACGTTCGCTCCGACGCCGTCGTCGACCGACTCGAAGCCGAGGCCCGGCGAGCGGTCGAGGCCGTCGAACGCAGGGCGGCCGACACGGCCGTCACTGGGACCGAGACGGCCGTCGAGTACGGGACGCCCCACGGTGCGATTCGCTCGTACGTGGAGGCGAACGGGATCGACCTCGTGGTGATGGGGACCCACGGACGGAGCGGTCTCGAACGGTACCTCCTCGGCAGCGTCGCCGAGAAGACGGTGCGGACCTCGCCGGCACCGGTGGTCACGGTCCGGCCTGCCGAGGGTGAGTGA
- a CDS encoding universal stress protein has protein sequence MYDRIVIAVDGSDEARRAARRGLRLARAFDATVHVLSVVEHGALRLTETDAERDQLRARGAEALEEVEGLASELGQPVTTRLVDGKPAVQITRVADEQDADLVVVGRQGVTGLGRRLLGGVTEQVLHRSDVPVLVVPGEDHDGGAGYGRVLLTTDGSENAEVAVPHGVAVARQFDSTIDVLNVVDVQAAGGAFGAGGLEKEFLERLDARGREAVDSVVERIEASAPDLPVETAVERTTSFDGAAAGVRAYVEEHDVDLIVMGSHGRSGLGRQVLGSVASAVLRTVDVPVLVVKRAK, from the coding sequence ATGTACGACCGGATCGTGATCGCCGTGGACGGCAGTGACGAAGCGAGACGAGCAGCACGGCGGGGCCTCCGCCTCGCCCGCGCCTTCGACGCGACGGTCCACGTGCTCTCCGTCGTCGAGCACGGCGCACTCCGACTCACGGAGACGGACGCCGAACGAGACCAGCTGCGTGCACGGGGAGCGGAAGCCCTCGAAGAGGTCGAAGGACTGGCCTCGGAGCTCGGGCAGCCCGTCACCACGCGTCTGGTGGACGGCAAGCCCGCCGTCCAGATCACCCGGGTCGCCGACGAACAGGACGCGGACCTCGTCGTCGTCGGCCGGCAGGGCGTGACCGGACTCGGGCGGCGACTCCTGGGCGGCGTCACCGAGCAGGTCCTCCACCGGAGTGACGTCCCCGTGCTCGTGGTCCCCGGCGAGGACCACGACGGCGGGGCCGGATACGGACGCGTCCTCCTGACGACGGACGGGAGCGAGAACGCCGAGGTCGCGGTCCCGCACGGAGTGGCCGTCGCCCGGCAGTTCGACTCGACCATCGACGTGCTGAACGTGGTGGACGTCCAGGCCGCTGGCGGCGCGTTCGGGGCCGGTGGGCTCGAGAAGGAGTTCCTCGAACGGCTCGACGCGAGGGGTCGAGAAGCCGTCGACAGCGTCGTGGAGCGAATCGAGGCGTCCGCCCCGGACCTGCCCGTCGAGACGGCCGTCGAACGGACGACCTCGTTCGACGGTGCCGCTGCCGGCGTCAGGGCGTACGTCGAGGAGCACGACGTCGACCTGATCGTCATGGGGTCACACGGCCGGTCGGGGCTCGGCCGACAGGTGCTGGGCAGTGTCGCGTCTGCCGTGCTCCGGACGGTCGACGTCCCGGTGCTCGTCGTGAAGCGAGCCAAGTGA